A stretch of [Clostridium] innocuum DNA encodes these proteins:
- a CDS encoding potassium-transporting ATPase subunit C produces MKKGKKTWIAALLCMLSMTLICGLLYPLVMTVSASLLFPEQANGSQLTVTRNGKTQNVGSALIGQSWTKPEYLIGRPNSGAPTNRSAVSDEQQQAVADSVAWWHAFDPQTRGKDIPEDLVTASGSGVDPEISPQAAYFQVERIARVRKISQQSVRKIIDKYTTGKTFGFLGEERVNVLKVNLELDGYTISE; encoded by the coding sequence ATGAAAAAAGGAAAAAAGACATGGATCGCAGCATTGCTCTGTATGTTGTCGATGACGCTCATTTGCGGATTGCTCTATCCGCTGGTCATGACTGTCTCGGCATCGCTGCTCTTTCCCGAACAGGCCAATGGCAGCCAGCTTACGGTGACAAGGAATGGCAAAACACAGAATGTGGGATCCGCCCTGATCGGACAGTCCTGGACAAAGCCGGAGTATCTGATCGGACGACCAAACAGCGGCGCACCGACAAACCGCAGTGCTGTTTCCGACGAGCAGCAGCAGGCGGTTGCTGATTCTGTGGCATGGTGGCATGCATTTGATCCTCAAACCAGGGGAAAGGATATACCGGAGGATCTGGTAACGGCATCCGGCAGCGGTGTCGATCCAGAAATCAGTCCGCAGGCTGCCTATTTTCAGGTGGAGCGCATTGCCCGTGTACGAAAGATATCACAACAGAGTGTTCGCAAGATTATCGACAAATACACCACAGGCAAAACCTTCGGATTTCTGGGAGAGGAACGCGTCAATGTGTTAAAGGTCAATCTGGAGCTGGATGGTTATACGATCAGTGAGTAA
- the kdpA gene encoding potassium-transporting ATPase subunit KdpA translates to MNSALILQDVVYVVALLAIGYPLGCYIYKIYNGERVALMRIFAPLEQLLYRVMGVDEEQQMYAKKYASSVLWFSLFGFLIVMGLHLVQAWLPLNPEQLENTSVHLAYNTAASFVSNTNWQAYSGETTLSYLTQMAGLTVQNFVSAATGIAVLFVLCRGFVRRETKNLGNFWSDLVKITLYILLPLSVVVCLILVSQGVVQTLDPYASYTTLEGTQGVLPLGPAASQIAIKQLGTNGGGFFGVNSAFPYENATPLSNIIEALCLLLIPAALCFTFGKAVKDTRQGKTILIVMTVIFVAALVGLSCAEIFGAPSWDSVASLGGSMEGKETRFGVGGSSLWAAATTAASNGSVNAMHDSLTPLGGMITMFLMQLGEVVFGGVGCGLYGMLAFALLTVFMAGLMVGRTPEYIGKKINAFDMKMVCIIILVPPLCLLLATAITTLFPAAQQLQADGGWLSNTGSHGFSEILYAYTSMAGNNGSAFAGFQANTVLTNVMGGTVMLLVRFLPMVAVIYLAQSLASKKYVPAGSGTLATTSPLFVGFLIVIVLIVGALTFLPVLALGPLAEFFTQLHVLG, encoded by the coding sequence ATGAACAGCGCATTGATTTTGCAGGATGTCGTTTATGTCGTGGCACTGCTTGCCATCGGATATCCGCTTGGCTGTTATATCTACAAGATTTATAACGGGGAGCGTGTAGCTCTCATGCGGATTTTTGCACCGCTGGAGCAGCTGCTGTACCGTGTGATGGGAGTCGATGAAGAACAGCAGATGTATGCGAAAAAATACGCATCCAGCGTTCTGTGGTTTTCGCTTTTCGGTTTTCTGATCGTTATGGGGCTGCATCTGGTACAGGCATGGCTGCCGCTGAATCCGGAGCAGCTGGAAAACACTAGTGTGCATCTTGCCTACAACACAGCCGCAAGCTTTGTATCCAATACAAACTGGCAGGCATATTCGGGAGAAACCACACTGTCCTATCTGACGCAGATGGCAGGACTTACCGTACAGAACTTTGTATCTGCGGCTACTGGAATCGCTGTTTTGTTTGTCCTGTGCAGAGGCTTTGTGCGCAGGGAAACAAAAAATCTTGGAAACTTCTGGAGTGATCTTGTAAAGATTACACTGTACATTCTGCTGCCTCTGTCCGTCGTGGTATGTCTGATCCTGGTCAGTCAGGGGGTTGTACAGACACTGGATCCGTATGCATCCTATACGACACTGGAAGGAACACAGGGTGTGTTGCCGCTGGGACCTGCGGCCAGTCAGATTGCCATCAAGCAGCTGGGCACCAACGGCGGCGGCTTCTTCGGTGTCAATTCGGCATTCCCGTATGAAAATGCAACACCGCTGTCCAATATTATTGAAGCGCTCTGCTTACTGCTGATACCGGCTGCTCTGTGCTTCACCTTTGGAAAAGCGGTCAAGGATACCCGGCAGGGAAAGACGATTCTTATTGTTATGACGGTAATCTTTGTCGCTGCACTGGTGGGCCTGAGCTGTGCGGAAATCTTCGGTGCCCCATCGTGGGATAGCGTAGCATCTCTTGGCGGAAGCATGGAGGGAAAGGAAACCCGCTTCGGTGTCGGCGGAAGCTCTTTGTGGGCTGCGGCAACAACTGCCGCAAGCAATGGCTCGGTCAATGCAATGCATGATTCTCTGACTCCCCTTGGCGGCATGATCACCATGTTTCTAATGCAGCTGGGCGAGGTCGTTTTTGGCGGTGTGGGCTGCGGCTTGTACGGTATGCTGGCCTTTGCCCTGCTGACGGTATTCATGGCGGGGCTGATGGTCGGACGCACACCGGAATACATCGGCAAGAAGATCAATGCCTTCGACATGAAGATGGTCTGCATCATTATTCTGGTACCGCCGCTGTGTCTGCTGCTGGCAACCGCAATCACCACCCTTTTCCCGGCAGCACAGCAGCTGCAGGCTGACGGCGGGTGGCTGAGCAACACCGGAAGTCACGGCTTCTCTGAAATTCTGTATGCCTACACCTCCATGGCGGGGAACAACGGAAGTGCCTTTGCCGGCTTCCAAGCCAATACGGTGCTCACCAATGTGATGGGTGGTACGGTGATGCTGCTGGTACGCTTTCTTCCCATGGTTGCGGTTATCTATCTGGCGCAGAGTCTGGCCAGCAAGAAATATGTACCGGCCGGTTCGGGTACACTTGCGACAACATCCCCGCTGTTTGTCGGATTTCTGATTGTGATTGTGCTGATTGTCGGAGCGCTGACATTTTTACCGGTGCTGGCGCTTGGCCCGCTTGCGGAATTCTTTACGCAGCTGCATGTACTCGGTTGA
- a CDS encoding TrkA family potassium uptake protein, which produces MKIVVAGGRSKADFLIGSLLEKKHEVTVINDEEAYCRYLSEKYNIPVVVGNPCKRYVLEEAEIDHADILIALRPGDPDNLAICQTAKKIFHVKRAVATVSNPRNVSVFKKLGVNTAISATYTIAKIIEQASTIENLVNSLSIEQENIVLSELLLTGKCAVVNKKLKELTLPKNVIICCILRNVDMIVPNGETVLQEHDKLLLLCPTALQERVLDMLTAQGLAS; this is translated from the coding sequence ATGAAAATCGTTGTAGCCGGAGGACGCAGCAAGGCGGATTTTTTAATCGGATCTTTGCTGGAAAAGAAGCACGAGGTAACGGTAATCAACGATGAGGAAGCATATTGCCGGTATCTTTCTGAAAAATATAATATCCCGGTCGTTGTGGGAAATCCCTGCAAGCGGTATGTGCTGGAGGAGGCGGAAATCGATCATGCGGACATTCTCATAGCACTTCGCCCCGGTGATCCGGATAATCTGGCAATCTGTCAGACTGCAAAAAAAATATTCCATGTGAAACGGGCAGTGGCAACCGTTTCCAATCCCAGAAATGTTTCTGTCTTCAAAAAGCTCGGTGTAAATACGGCCATATCCGCAACGTATACGATTGCAAAGATTATTGAACAGGCAAGCACCATCGAGAATCTGGTCAATTCACTGTCCATAGAGCAGGAAAATATCGTGTTGAGCGAGCTGCTGCTGACCGGAAAGTGTGCGGTAGTAAACAAAAAGCTGAAGGAGCTGACCCTGCCAAAAAACGTTATCATCTGCTGTATCCTGCGCAATGTGGATATGATCGTACCAAATGGGGAAACCGTGCTGCAGGAGCATGACAAGCTGCTGCTTCTTTGCCCCACTGCTTTGCAGGAGCGTGTGCTCGATATGTTGACAGCGCAAGGGTTGGCATCATGA
- a CDS encoding FUSC family protein — protein MRRISMSFAKEALYNAFRFVINVGFIFLFQMMFHAENTLTAVALSVGFTMLPNSELHIRPGAMCCIVLLLYIGGGIAAQSALLHPALAFLINFWFLVLLLALISEPMEMKANISFLLCFVFSQSTYVPWTQFPARLACVSFGALLICGCIVLNWKRKGIGRNGCTLKKQFQRSRVHRSYILRMSLGISLAMLIASILQLSKPLWISIVVMSLTQLEFSETLERIRHRFIGTLAGIVLFFVFFQLLIPQQYAMLVIMLLGYIGFFLPEYKYKQVINAISALNASLVILDTKTAIENRLFCLVLGIVIVIVIYMLAGTARKVHRIQRWSVHTAMADDHPKNRETAALFSISTCTYGE, from the coding sequence GTATGTCCTTTGCTAAAGAAGCGCTCTACAATGCTTTTCGGTTTGTTATCAATGTCGGCTTTATCTTTTTGTTTCAAATGATGTTTCATGCGGAGAATACGCTGACTGCCGTAGCCCTGTCCGTAGGCTTCACCATGCTACCCAACAGCGAGCTGCATATACGCCCCGGCGCTATGTGCTGCATTGTTCTGCTGCTGTATATCGGCGGGGGAATCGCTGCGCAGAGTGCATTGCTGCACCCCGCTCTCGCTTTCCTCATCAATTTCTGGTTTCTCGTTTTGTTGCTGGCACTCATCAGTGAGCCAATGGAAATGAAGGCGAACATCTCCTTTCTGCTCTGCTTTGTATTTTCACAATCCACCTATGTTCCCTGGACGCAGTTTCCTGCACGCCTGGCATGCGTGAGCTTTGGAGCACTGCTGATCTGCGGCTGTATCGTCCTGAACTGGAAACGAAAGGGCATCGGCAGAAACGGCTGTACCCTGAAAAAGCAGTTTCAGCGCAGTAGGGTGCATCGCAGCTATATTCTTCGCATGTCGCTGGGAATATCGCTTGCCATGCTCATTGCCTCCATCCTCCAGCTTTCCAAGCCGTTATGGATCAGCATCGTCGTGATGTCCCTGACACAGCTGGAATTTTCCGAAACACTGGAAAGGATACGCCACCGTTTCATCGGTACACTGGCCGGGATCGTGCTGTTCTTTGTTTTTTTCCAGCTGCTGATTCCTCAGCAGTATGCAATGCTGGTCATCATGCTTCTGGGTTATATCGGCTTCTTTCTACCGGAATACAAATACAAGCAGGTAATCAATGCCATTTCAGCCTTGAATGCATCCCTTGTCATTCTGGACACCAAAACAGCCATCGAAAACCGGTTGTTCTGCCTTGTATTGGGCATCGTGATCGTAATCGTGATTTACATGCTTGCAGGTACAGCGCGAAAGGTGCACCGTATACAGCGATGGAGCGTGCATACCGCCATGGCAGATGATCATCCAAAAAACAGGGAAACCGCAGCACTGTTTTCAATCAGCACCTGTACGTACGGTGAATGA
- a CDS encoding TrkA family potassium uptake protein encodes MFTRNQLRNQKVLVAGCGRFGACLAAALSEAGYDILVIDKQKSAFRRLSDSFQGFEIEGDAADVNVLEACDISHCNIVLVATDNDNTNCMIAQIAATIYHIEQVYIRLNDPDKEKLLEQTSIRAIYPARLSVQEFEQISHIALKGAAVL; translated from the coding sequence ATGTTTACAAGAAATCAATTAAGAAATCAGAAGGTGCTGGTTGCAGGCTGTGGAAGATTTGGAGCCTGCCTGGCTGCGGCATTGAGTGAGGCGGGGTATGATATACTGGTGATAGATAAACAAAAAAGTGCCTTCAGGCGTCTTTCTGACAGCTTTCAGGGCTTTGAAATCGAAGGGGATGCTGCGGATGTGAATGTGCTGGAAGCCTGTGATATCAGCCATTGCAATATTGTGCTGGTGGCAACGGACAATGACAATACCAACTGCATGATTGCCCAGATTGCCGCAACGATTTATCATATTGAGCAGGTGTATATCCGATTGAATGATCCCGACAAGGAAAAGCTGCTGGAGCAGACCTCCATTCGAGCAATTTATCCTGCACGGCTTTCCGTACAGGAATTTGAACAAATCAGCCATATCGCATTAAAAGGAGCTGCTGTTTTATGA
- a CDS encoding response regulator transcription factor, producing the protein MHDKILLIEDDASIIRFLSLSLDKNGYKVIEARNGIEGISLFMSDNPDLILLDLGLPDIDGSEVLRQIRSQSEVPILVVSARGQEREKVEALDLGADDYVTKPFHINELLARVRVALRKKTPRVVKEKVFVLDGLRVDFEKYKVYVEDREVHLTPIEFKLLVLLIEHAGKVLTHSFIIRNIWGYSSCEDSQSLRVFMANIRRKIEKDSSHPRYILTEVGVGYRFVDE; encoded by the coding sequence ATGCATGATAAAATATTGCTGATTGAGGATGATGCCAGCATTATCCGATTTCTAAGCCTGTCTCTGGATAAGAACGGATATAAGGTGATAGAGGCACGAAACGGCATTGAGGGAATTTCATTATTCATGAGCGATAATCCGGATTTGATTCTGCTGGATCTGGGACTGCCGGATATTGACGGCAGCGAGGTGCTGCGTCAGATTCGTTCCCAAAGTGAGGTGCCGATTCTGGTAGTATCTGCCAGAGGGCAGGAAAGGGAAAAGGTGGAGGCACTGGATCTGGGGGCGGATGATTATGTTACCAAGCCCTTTCATATCAATGAGCTGCTTGCCAGAGTACGGGTGGCACTGCGTAAGAAAACACCGCGTGTTGTTAAGGAAAAGGTGTTTGTGCTGGATGGTCTGCGGGTGGATTTTGAAAAATACAAGGTCTATGTGGAGGACCGGGAGGTGCATCTGACACCAATCGAGTTTAAGCTTCTGGTGTTACTGATTGAGCATGCGGGCAAGGTGCTGACCCACAGCTTTATCATCCGTAATATCTGGGGGTACAGCTCCTGTGAGGATTCACAATCCCTGCGTGTCTTTATGGCAAATATCCGCAGAAAAATTGAAAAGGACAGCTCACATCCCCGCTATATACTGACAGAGGTAGGCGTAGGATATCGTTTTGTCGATGAATGA
- the kdpB gene encoding potassium-transporting ATPase subunit KdpB: MKQVNKQAVYRDSILQALKKLAPAVQVHNPVMFIVYIGAIFTTILFIANIAGITDEPSWYVFVIALILWFTVLFANFAEAIAEGRGRAQAESLKKSRKQVIAHKLSSIAEKEAYTDVSSSELQVGDICYVKTGEIIPMDGEVIEGIASVDESAITGESAPVIRESGGDRSAVTGGTTVVSDWIVLRVTAASGASFLDKMIAMVEGAARKKTPNEIALQILLITLTIIFLMVCATLLPISRYVRDMVGQGSAVSLSNVVALLVCLAPTTIGALLSSIGIAGMSRLNQANVLAMSGRAIEAAGDVDVLLLDKTGTITLGNRQAVAFRPVQGVQEQELAEAAQLSSLADETAEGRSIVVLAKKKFNIREHSMQQLHARFIEFSARTRMSGIDMDGGMEIRKGAADAIRRYVEAGGNTYPKECEEAVQSIAEQGGTPLVVAKNHRVLGVIYLKDIVKDGIQENFEALRKSGIKTIMITGDNPMTAAAIAAEAGVDDFVAEATPETKLELIREYQRKGHLVAMTGDGTNDAPALAQADVAVAMNSGTQAAKEAGNMVDLDSSPTKLIEVVRIGKQLLMTRGALTTFSIANDVAKYFAIIPVLFMGIFPNLAALNIMHLTSTTTAILSAVIYNAFIIIALIPLSLRGVKYRELPADKQLRHNLMIYGVGGIILPFIVIKLIDMALTMCGIA; encoded by the coding sequence ATGAAGCAGGTAAATAAACAGGCAGTATACAGGGATTCCATACTGCAGGCATTAAAAAAGCTGGCACCCGCTGTTCAGGTGCATAATCCGGTTATGTTTATCGTATATATCGGGGCAATCTTTACTACCATATTGTTCATTGCCAATATCGCGGGGATAACGGATGAACCGTCCTGGTATGTATTCGTTATCGCGCTGATTTTATGGTTCACCGTGCTGTTTGCCAATTTTGCGGAGGCAATCGCAGAGGGCAGAGGACGGGCACAGGCGGAAAGCTTGAAAAAGTCAAGGAAGCAGGTAATTGCACATAAGCTCTCAAGCATTGCAGAGAAAGAAGCATATACCGATGTATCCTCCTCTGAATTGCAGGTGGGTGATATCTGCTATGTAAAAACAGGAGAAATAATACCGATGGACGGGGAAGTGATAGAGGGGATTGCTTCTGTCGACGAATCGGCAATTACCGGAGAAAGCGCACCGGTAATACGGGAATCCGGAGGTGATCGCAGTGCGGTGACAGGAGGCACTACCGTTGTCAGTGACTGGATCGTACTGCGGGTTACTGCCGCAAGCGGTGCGTCCTTTCTGGATAAGATGATTGCCATGGTTGAGGGAGCGGCACGAAAAAAGACGCCCAACGAAATCGCTTTGCAGATTCTGTTGATCACTTTGACCATCATCTTTCTGATGGTTTGCGCAACGCTGCTTCCGATTTCCCGGTATGTGAGAGATATGGTGGGACAGGGATCGGCAGTATCCCTGAGCAATGTGGTTGCCCTGCTGGTGTGTCTTGCCCCGACAACGATCGGTGCCCTGCTGTCCAGTATCGGCATTGCCGGCATGTCCAGACTGAATCAGGCAAATGTACTGGCAATGAGCGGACGTGCCATTGAAGCAGCCGGTGATGTGGATGTACTGCTGCTGGATAAAACCGGTACGATAACGCTGGGAAACCGGCAGGCAGTTGCCTTTCGGCCCGTACAGGGGGTGCAGGAGCAGGAGCTTGCGGAAGCAGCTCAGCTTTCCTCTCTGGCGGATGAAACTGCTGAGGGAAGAAGTATCGTTGTACTCGCAAAAAAGAAATTCAATATCCGTGAGCATTCCATGCAGCAGCTTCATGCCAGATTTATCGAATTCTCCGCAAGAACCCGCATGTCCGGCATTGATATGGACGGCGGTATGGAAATTCGCAAGGGTGCGGCAGATGCGATCAGAAGATACGTGGAGGCCGGTGGGAACACATATCCGAAGGAGTGTGAAGAAGCGGTTCAATCCATAGCCGAGCAGGGGGGAACACCGTTGGTTGTCGCTAAAAACCATAGGGTGCTCGGTGTTATCTATCTGAAGGATATCGTAAAGGACGGTATACAGGAAAATTTTGAAGCGCTGCGCAAAAGCGGTATCAAAACGATTATGATAACCGGGGATAATCCGATGACCGCCGCAGCCATTGCAGCGGAAGCAGGCGTGGACGATTTTGTCGCTGAGGCAACACCGGAAACCAAGCTGGAGCTGATTCGGGAATATCAAAGAAAGGGGCACTTAGTTGCTATGACCGGGGATGGGACAAATGATGCACCGGCCCTTGCACAGGCGGATGTCGCTGTGGCGATGAATTCCGGTACACAGGCAGCGAAGGAAGCAGGCAATATGGTGGATCTGGACTCCAGCCCGACCAAGCTGATTGAGGTTGTTCGCATCGGAAAACAGCTGCTGATGACACGCGGGGCACTGACCACATTTTCCATTGCCAATGATGTAGCGAAGTATTTCGCCATCATACCGGTGCTGTTTATGGGAATCTTTCCAAATCTGGCGGCTCTGAATATCATGCATCTGACAAGCACGACCACGGCTATTCTTTCCGCGGTTATCTACAATGCCTTTATCATTATCGCATTGATTCCCTTATCCCTGCGCGGCGTGAAATATCGGGAGCTTCCGGCGGATAAACAGCTGCGGCACAATCTGATGATATATGGTGTCGGAGGAATTATCCTGCCATTTATCGTTATCAAGCTGATTGACATGGCACTTACCATGTGCGGCATTGCTTAG
- a CDS encoding TrkH family potassium uptake protein yields MKERLLLKQHEVTGFGLMLGYIGVLLMLIGGIVLLPLLTLLWYPEEAYEAKYFILPGIGSILLGYLLFYNIRGRETGRLQRNQDAVIVVTCWILAIMICALPFLLSGNYTFTQAVFETTSAWSTTGLSVVDVEHTSHLFLMHRSTILFFGGIGLVLVMLSVLSDTYGMRLYAAEGHNDRLLPNLLKSARIILTMYLCYILSGVALYCLFGMPLFDALIHSIGALSTGGFSSHAQSIGYYDNIWIEMITIVLMLLGNINFLAHLFLIRGKLRNFFQYCEIRFSFLVIALAVPVFGFLLCAGMGTALPHALRTALFQVVSALTTTGFQTVDTFVTLPSAALLLLIVLQLIGGGIGSTAGGIKQYRIYALCKGIWWNIESQLRCGNVIRSHKINRVDKKEAISPTELSQMGLYVVLYFCLFLLGSFILCCYGHPLAYSMFEFSSALGTVGLSAGIMTCDAPSLVLWTGTIGMFIGRLEIYVVLLAAARLGKDICSYVRRRKTA; encoded by the coding sequence ATGAAAGAAAGGCTGCTACTGAAACAGCATGAGGTAACCGGATTTGGGCTGATGCTGGGCTATATCGGGGTTCTGCTGATGCTGATTGGAGGCATTGTACTGCTGCCGCTGCTCACGTTATTATGGTACCCAGAGGAGGCGTACGAGGCGAAGTACTTCATACTGCCCGGTATCGGAAGCATTCTGCTTGGCTATCTGCTATTCTATAATATCCGGGGAAGAGAAACAGGACGGCTGCAGCGCAATCAGGACGCCGTTATCGTTGTGACCTGCTGGATTCTGGCAATCATGATCTGTGCATTGCCCTTTCTGTTGAGTGGTAACTATACGTTCACGCAGGCGGTTTTTGAAACAACCAGTGCCTGGAGCACCACGGGATTGAGCGTTGTTGATGTGGAGCATACCTCCCACCTGTTTCTGATGCACCGCAGCACCATTCTGTTTTTCGGAGGTATCGGACTTGTGCTGGTCATGCTTTCCGTCTTATCCGACACGTATGGGATGCGCCTGTATGCGGCTGAGGGTCACAATGACCGCCTTCTTCCCAACCTGTTAAAATCTGCACGCATCATACTGACGATGTATCTGTGTTACATCCTGTCCGGAGTCGCATTGTATTGTCTGTTTGGTATGCCGCTGTTTGATGCACTGATTCATTCCATCGGAGCCTTATCAACGGGCGGCTTCTCCTCACATGCACAGAGTATCGGATATTATGATAATATCTGGATTGAAATGATTACAATCGTATTGATGCTGCTTGGCAATATCAATTTTCTGGCGCATTTGTTTCTGATTCGCGGTAAGCTGAGAAATTTCTTTCAGTATTGTGAAATTCGTTTTTCCTTTCTTGTGATTGCACTGGCTGTACCGGTTTTTGGATTCCTGTTATGCGCGGGTATGGGGACCGCCCTGCCGCATGCGCTGCGAACTGCATTGTTTCAAGTCGTATCCGCATTAACGACAACCGGCTTTCAAACGGTGGACACGTTTGTGACGCTGCCCTCCGCAGCCCTGCTTTTATTGATTGTACTGCAGCTGATCGGTGGAGGCATCGGATCAACTGCAGGCGGAATCAAGCAGTATCGCATCTATGCGCTATGCAAGGGCATCTGGTGGAATATAGAAAGTCAACTGCGTTGCGGAAATGTGATTCGTTCCCATAAAATCAACCGTGTTGATAAAAAGGAGGCTATCAGTCCTACCGAGCTTTCGCAAATGGGGCTGTATGTAGTGCTGTATTTCTGTTTGTTTCTTCTGGGAAGCTTTATCCTGTGCTGCTATGGTCATCCGCTTGCATACAGCATGTTTGAATTCTCCAGTGCACTTGGCACCGTTGGACTTTCCGCTGGCATCATGACCTGTGATGCACCTTCTCTTGTCCTGTGGACAGGAACGATTGGGATGTTTATCGGCAGGCTGGAAATCTATGTTGTACTGCTTGCGGCAGCAAGGCTGGGAAAAGATATCTGCAGCTATGTAAGGCGTAGGAAAACGGCATGA
- a CDS encoding DUF4118 domain-containing protein: protein MKSAIIGTEKRGLMKNSHIWKNLCITTVILFLCTLVSFVFDDIEIRTENIMLIYLIGVLLIVVETGSFLWGITSSLLSILTFNYLFTNPTFSLQIDDFNYIITIIVFLIVSFVTGSLVNKLQQHAHKARSSARQTSALYEITRAYLTLSGVDTILQHTIRSLYTAQQTICTVYYTDGEALKKIREPMDTAAEPDDGMAAWCMEKDCDCGRGTSFYEEQAWTYHPMHCNNQLMGVYALYEETSLREEQRLFVHTLISQMMMAVEREMLYAEQEQSRVEIEKEKLRNNLLRSISHDLRTPLTGIAGSSTLICENYQDLDDDTIYHLVKSISSDALWLNQLVENLLNMTRIQDGKLLLKQQEEVVDDIICEAVSRCESRKREHTLKVTLPDEVLLVEMDGRLIIQVLVNMIDNAIKHTPDATMIDIRCYKDHGWAVFEVIDQGEGIDESIREHLFESFVTTKSECSDSRRGVGLGLTICKSIVEAHHGEIFAYNRKDVQGAVFGFQLKLATERKEYHA from the coding sequence ATGAAATCTGCTATAATTGGAACGGAAAAGAGGGGTCTGATGAAAAACAGTCATATATGGAAAAATCTGTGTATTACGACAGTGATACTGTTTCTCTGCACACTGGTATCCTTTGTCTTTGATGATATAGAAATACGCACCGAAAACATCATGCTGATCTATCTGATCGGGGTACTGCTGATCGTTGTGGAAACCGGAAGCTTTCTGTGGGGCATCACCTCCAGCCTGCTGAGTATTCTTACCTTTAATTACCTGTTTACCAATCCGACATTTTCATTGCAAATTGACGATTTCAATTATATTATCACGATTATCGTGTTCCTGATCGTATCCTTTGTGACGGGCTCTCTTGTCAATAAGCTGCAGCAGCATGCCCATAAGGCCAGAAGCAGTGCACGTCAAACCAGTGCCTTATATGAAATTACGAGAGCCTATCTAACCCTGTCCGGTGTGGATACGATTCTGCAGCATACGATTCGCTCACTGTATACTGCCCAGCAGACCATCTGTACCGTTTACTATACAGATGGGGAAGCCTTAAAGAAAATACGGGAGCCAATGGATACAGCTGCTGAGCCGGATGACGGTATGGCGGCGTGGTGTATGGAAAAGGACTGCGACTGCGGCAGGGGAACCTCCTTTTATGAAGAACAGGCCTGGACCTATCATCCCATGCACTGCAACAACCAGCTGATGGGTGTGTATGCGCTGTATGAGGAAACCTCCCTGCGTGAGGAACAGCGTCTGTTTGTTCATACGCTGATTTCACAGATGATGATGGCAGTGGAACGGGAGATGCTGTATGCGGAGCAGGAGCAAAGCAGGGTCGAAATAGAAAAGGAAAAGCTTCGCAACAATCTTCTGCGCAGTATCTCCCATGATCTTCGCACCCCCCTGACCGGTATTGCAGGAAGCAGTACGCTAATCTGTGAAAATTATCAGGATCTGGATGATGATACCATCTATCATCTGGTGAAATCCATCAGCAGTGATGCCCTGTGGCTCAATCAGCTGGTGGAGAATCTATTGAATATGACAAGGATTCAGGATGGAAAGCTGCTGCTGAAACAGCAGGAGGAGGTTGTGGATGATATCATCTGTGAGGCCGTATCGCGATGTGAAAGCAGAAAGCGGGAGCATACGCTGAAGGTGACGCTGCCGGATGAGGTTTTGCTTGTGGAAATGGATGGACGGCTGATCATACAGGTGCTGGTCAATATGATTGATAATGCCATCAAGCATACACCGGATGCGACAATGATCGATATTCGCTGCTATAAGGACCACGGCTGGGCGGTGTTTGAAGTCATTGATCAGGGAGAAGGCATTGATGAATCCATCCGCGAGCATCTATTTGAAAGCTTTGTGACCACCAAGAGTGAGTGCAGCGATTCCAGACGCGGAGTGGGTCTTGGCTTGACCATATGCAAAAGCATTGTAGAGGCACACCACGGTGAAATCTTTGCCTATAACCGTAAGGATGTGCAGGGTGCAGTGTTCGGCTTTCAGCTGAAGCTGGCCACAGAAAGGAAGGAATACCATGCATGA